A window from Malania oleifera isolate guangnan ecotype guangnan chromosome 7, ASM2987363v1, whole genome shotgun sequence encodes these proteins:
- the LOC131159644 gene encoding long chain base biosynthesis protein 2a isoform X1, translating to MITIPYLTALSTYFSYGLLFAFGQFRDFFRKIFDWWRSSNLEGYAPICLGLEDFYIRRLYHRIQDCFERPIASAPDAWFDVVERYSNDNNKTLKRTTKTNRCLNLGSYNYLGFAASDEYCTPRAIESLKKFSPSTCSARADGGTTALHAELEDSVAKFIGKPAAIVIGMGYVTNSAILPVLIGKGGLIISDSLNHNSIVNGARGSGAAIRAFQHNTPSHLEKVLREHIADGQPRTHRPWKKIIVIVEGIYSMEGELCKLPEILAICKKYKAYIYLDEAHSIGAVGKTGRGVCELLGVDPADVDIMMGTFTKSFGSCGGYIAGSKELIQYLKHTCPAHLYATSISPPAAQQIISSIKVVLGEDGSSRGAQKLARIRENSNFFRSELQKMGFEVLGDNDSPVMPIMLYNPAKIPAFSRECLKQNVAVVTVGFPATPLLLARARICISASHTKEDLLRALEVISRVGDLVGIKYFPAEPKKHQEEGAMKLD from the exons ATGATTACAATTCCATATTTAACTGCTTTAAGCACGTATTTCAGCTACGGGTTGCTCTTTGCGTTTGGCCAATTCCGCGATTTCTTCAGGAAAATCTTCGATTGGTGGCGTTCCAGCAATCTTGAG ggttacgCGCCGATCTGCTTAGGTCTTGAGGATTTCTACATTCGTCGTTTGTATCATCGTATTCAG GACTGTTTTGAAAGGCCAATAGCAAGTGCTCCTGATGCTTGGTTTGATGTGGTTGAGCGTTACTCCAATGATAATAACAAGACGCTAAA ACGAACAACAAAGACAAATAGATGCCTTAATCTGGGATCATACAATTACCTTGGCTTTGCTGCATCAGATGAATACTGCACACCACGTGCAATTGAATCATTGAAGAAGTTTTCTCCTAGTACCTGTAGTGCTCGCGCTGATGGAG GTACTACAGCATTGCATGCTGAACTAGAGGACTCTGTTGCAAAATTTATTGGAAAGCCAGCCGCTATAGTCATTGGCATGGGCTATGTGACAAACTCTGCCATCCTTCCAGTCCTGATTGGGAAG GGAGGGTTGATCATTAGTGATTCTTTGAACCACAATTCAATTGTCAATGGTGCTCGAGGATCAGGAGCTGCTATTAGAGCTTTTCAACACAATA CGCCATCGCACTTGGAGAAGGTTCTGAGAGAACACATTGCTGATGGACAACCCAGGACTCATAGACCTTGGAAGAAGATAATTGTTATTGTTGAAGGAATATACAGCATGGAAGGGGAACTCTGCAAGCTTCCAGAGATTCTAGCAATATGCAAGAAATATAAG GCATACATTTACTTGGATGAAGCTCACAGCATTGGGGCAGTTGGAAAAACTGGAAGAGGCGTATGTGAGCTCTTGGGGGTAGATCCAGCTGATGTGGATATTATGATGGGAACTTTCACAAAATCATTTGGATCATGTGGTGGTTATATTGCTGGATCCAAG GAGCTTAttcaatatttgaaacacacttgcCCTGCTCATCTATATGCGACATCGATATCGCCACCAGCAGCCCAACAAATTATATCTTCTATCAAGGTTGTTCTTGGAGAGGATGGATCGAGTCGAG GGGCTCAGAAACTTGCACGGATACGTGAGAACAGCAATTTTTTCCGGTCAGAACTGCAGAAGATGGGTTTTGAGGTTCTTGGGGATAATGATTCTCCTGTAATGCCAATAATGCTTTACAATCCAGCCAAAATTCCTGCCTTTTCTCGGGAGTGCCTTAAGCAGAAT GTGGCTGTTGTAACAGTTGGTTTTCCAGCTACCCCACTACTCTTGGCCAGGGCTCGTATTTGCATATCTGCTTCTCATACCAAGGAAGACCTGCTCCGAGCCTTGGAG GTAATTAGCCGAGTTGGGGACCTGGTGGGCATCAAATATTTTCCTGCTGAGCCTAAGAAGCACCAGGAGGAAGGTGCGATGAAGTTGGACTGA
- the LOC131159644 gene encoding long chain base biosynthesis protein 2a isoform X2 — MITIPYLTALSTYFSYGLLFAFGQFRDFFRKIFDWWRSSNLEGYAPICLGLEDFYIRRLYHRIQDCFERPIASAPDAWFDVVERYSNDNNKTLKRTTKTNRCLNLGSYNYLGFAASDEYCTPRAIESLKKFSPSTCSARADGGTTALHAELEDSVAKFIGKPAAIVIGMGYVTNSAILPVLIGKGGLIISDSLNHNSIVNGARGSGAAIRAFQHNTPSHLEKVLREHIADGQPRTHRPWKKIIVIVEGIYSMEGELCKLPEILAICKKYKAYIYLDEAHSIGAVGKTGRGVCELLGVDPADVDIMMGTFTKSFGSCGGYIAGSKELIQYLKHTCPAHLYATSISPPAAQQIISSIKVVLGEDGSSRGAQKLARIRENSNFFRSELQKMGFEVLGDNDSPVMPIMLYNPAKIPAFSRECLKQNVAVVTVGFPATPLLLARARICISASHTKEDLLRALEDAEGMQWLKFGIIWACF, encoded by the exons ATGATTACAATTCCATATTTAACTGCTTTAAGCACGTATTTCAGCTACGGGTTGCTCTTTGCGTTTGGCCAATTCCGCGATTTCTTCAGGAAAATCTTCGATTGGTGGCGTTCCAGCAATCTTGAG ggttacgCGCCGATCTGCTTAGGTCTTGAGGATTTCTACATTCGTCGTTTGTATCATCGTATTCAG GACTGTTTTGAAAGGCCAATAGCAAGTGCTCCTGATGCTTGGTTTGATGTGGTTGAGCGTTACTCCAATGATAATAACAAGACGCTAAA ACGAACAACAAAGACAAATAGATGCCTTAATCTGGGATCATACAATTACCTTGGCTTTGCTGCATCAGATGAATACTGCACACCACGTGCAATTGAATCATTGAAGAAGTTTTCTCCTAGTACCTGTAGTGCTCGCGCTGATGGAG GTACTACAGCATTGCATGCTGAACTAGAGGACTCTGTTGCAAAATTTATTGGAAAGCCAGCCGCTATAGTCATTGGCATGGGCTATGTGACAAACTCTGCCATCCTTCCAGTCCTGATTGGGAAG GGAGGGTTGATCATTAGTGATTCTTTGAACCACAATTCAATTGTCAATGGTGCTCGAGGATCAGGAGCTGCTATTAGAGCTTTTCAACACAATA CGCCATCGCACTTGGAGAAGGTTCTGAGAGAACACATTGCTGATGGACAACCCAGGACTCATAGACCTTGGAAGAAGATAATTGTTATTGTTGAAGGAATATACAGCATGGAAGGGGAACTCTGCAAGCTTCCAGAGATTCTAGCAATATGCAAGAAATATAAG GCATACATTTACTTGGATGAAGCTCACAGCATTGGGGCAGTTGGAAAAACTGGAAGAGGCGTATGTGAGCTCTTGGGGGTAGATCCAGCTGATGTGGATATTATGATGGGAACTTTCACAAAATCATTTGGATCATGTGGTGGTTATATTGCTGGATCCAAG GAGCTTAttcaatatttgaaacacacttgcCCTGCTCATCTATATGCGACATCGATATCGCCACCAGCAGCCCAACAAATTATATCTTCTATCAAGGTTGTTCTTGGAGAGGATGGATCGAGTCGAG GGGCTCAGAAACTTGCACGGATACGTGAGAACAGCAATTTTTTCCGGTCAGAACTGCAGAAGATGGGTTTTGAGGTTCTTGGGGATAATGATTCTCCTGTAATGCCAATAATGCTTTACAATCCAGCCAAAATTCCTGCCTTTTCTCGGGAGTGCCTTAAGCAGAAT GTGGCTGTTGTAACAGTTGGTTTTCCAGCTACCCCACTACTCTTGGCCAGGGCTCGTATTTGCATATCTGCTTCTCATACCAAGGAAGACCTGCTCCGAGCCTTGGAG GATGCGGAAGGAATGCAGTGGCTGAAATTTGGAATTATTTGGGCATGTTTTTAG
- the LOC131159646 gene encoding uncharacterized protein LOC131159646, with the protein MAEIQPPEAQINGGALVLPSAAENVGSKRQRRPSVRLGDIGDQPATLSYDAHVRRGKPWNDFKPRKEPNASGKGSKTRPLTNLVSSGGGEFNETLTLEGEDKEGNLDSVAIGSWKVRDLKSKRKRVRSTWGVSKVDEGGEGGDEKFSAGEDVDDGYRDFEAEGSEKEQSPIQSSDRGQENEREVHFFGQRRHIRARTSEGREQDGIELDGPSDTDARDWKSGTNRGRCRYSEDGVRIWLDGLGLGRYAPVFEIHEVDDEVLPMLTLEDLKDMGINAVGSRRKMFCAIQKLGKGFS; encoded by the coding sequence ATGGCAGAAATACAGCCACCGGAAGCTCAGATCAACGGGGGTGCACTGGTATTGCCGTCGGCGGCGGAGAACGTCGGGTCCAAGCGCCAGCGCCGGCCGAGCGTCCGGTTAGGGGACATTGGAGACCAGCCGGCGACTCTATCGTACGACGCGCACGTCCGGAGGGGTAAGCCCTGGAACGATTTCAAGCCCCGGAAGGAGCCTAATGCGTCTGGTAAGGGGTCAAAGACTCGTCCTTTGACGAACTTGGTGAGTAGTGGTGGTGGTGAGTTcaacgaaaccctaaccctagaggGGGAGGACAAGGAGGGGAACTTGGATAGCGTTGCGATTGGGAGCTGGAAGGTGAGGGATTTGAAGTCCAAGAGGAAGAGAGTGAGGTCTACTTGGGGGGTTTCGAAGGTGGACGAAGGAGGCGAAGGAGGAGATGAGAAATTTAGTGCCGGGGAGGACGTTGATGATGGTTATCGGGATTTTGAGGCGGAGGGATCGGAAAAAGAGCAGAGCCCAATTCAGTCTTCCGATAGAGGGCAAGAGAATGAGAGGGAGGTGCATTTTTTTGGACAGAGGCGGCACATTAGGGCTAGGACTTCGGAGGGTAGAGAGCAGGATGGCATTGAATTGGATGGGCCGTCAGATACGGACGCGAGGGATTGGAAGTCGGGGACAAATAGGGGGAGATGTCGATATTCAGAGGATGGGGTGCGAATTTGGCTGGATGGGTTAGGGCTTGGGAGGTATGCTCCCGTTTTTGAGATACATGAGGTTGATGATGAGGTGTTGCCAATGTTGACTTTGGAGGATCTCAAGGATATGGGGATAAATGCGGTTGGTTCAAGAAGGAAAATGTTCTGTGCAATTCAGAAACTAGGAAAGGGATTCTCGTGA
- the LOC131159647 gene encoding sialyltransferase-like protein 2 isoform X3, whose product MRLLQFGLLLALASGFAAILIYITGVSNLYGKSSISDEDLEALQSLQSGFQKCVRANGLGLQAVSGKDYCEVTINFPSDTVPKWRDLKTGELEGLSFDFNLCEAVATWEQVRNSSTILTKEFIDALPNGWEEYAWRRINKGVLLNHCKNKTLCMEKLSLVLPETPPYFPRQFGRCAVIGNSGDLLKTRLGKEIDGYDVVIRENGAPIQNYTEFVGKKSTFRLLNRGSAKALDKVVELDETRKEVLIIKTTVHDIMSKMIREVPIHNPVYLMLGASFGSAAKGTGLKALEFALSICESVDMYGFTVDPGYKEWTRYFSESRKGHTPLQGRAYYQMMECLGLIKIHSPMRANPNRVVKWVPSRSMISAARIASEKLLREMAL is encoded by the exons ATGAGGCTCTTGCAATTCGGTTTATTGCTAGCTTTGGCTTCTGGATTCGCAGCTATTCTCATCTACATCACTGGAGTATCCAATCTAT ACGGGAAATCTTCCATTTCAGACGAAGATTTGGAAGcattgcaatccctccaaagcgGTTTTCAGAAGTGCGTG AGAGCAAATGGGTTAGGTTTGCAAGCTGTGAGTGGGAAAGATTATTGTGAAGTCACAATTAATTTTCCGAGTGACACCGTCCCAAAGTGG AGAGATCTGAAAACAGGAGAACTTGAAGGTTTATCATTTGATTTTAATCTTTGTGAGGCTGTGGCTACATGGGAACAG GTTCGTAATAGTAGCACTATCCTAACGAAGGAGTTCATTGATGCTTTACCGAATGGATGGGAGGAATATGCATGGCGTAGGATTAATAAAGGAGTGCTTCT CAACCACTGTAAGAATAAGACGCTTTGCATGGAAAAACTTTCTCTGGTACTCCCTGAAACACCACCATATTTTCCACGGCAGTTTGGTCGGTGTGCTGTTATTGGTAATTCAGGAGATCTTTTGAAGACAAGACTTGGCAAGGAGATAGATGGTTATGATGTTGTTATTAGAGAAAATGGTGCACCAATCCAG AATTATACAGAGTTTGTTGGCAAGAAAAGTACATTTCGCCTGCTTAATAGAGGATCAGCCAAAGCTCTTGATAAAGTGGTAGAATTAGATG AAACTCGGAAGGAGGTTTTGATCATTAAAACAACAGTTCATGACATCATGAGCAAAATGATCCGG GAAGTTCCAATACACAATCCTGTATATCTTATGTTAGGCGCATCCTTTGGCTCTGCAGCAAAAGGAACTGGGCTCAAGGCTCTTGAATTTGCTCTTTCAATTTGTGAATCTGTGGATATGTATGGTTTCACTGTGGATCCTGGTTACAAGGAATG GACTCGATATTTCTCAGAATCTCGAAAAGGTCATACACCTCTACAGGGTAGGGCTTACTACCAGATGATGGAGTGCTTGGGT CTTATCAAAATCCATTCTCCTATGCGAGCAAATCCAAATCGTGTTGTGAAGTGGGTGCCAAGCCGAAGCATGATTAGTGCTGCTAGAATTGCGTCTGAGAAATTGTTGAG GGAAATGGCACTGTAG
- the LOC131159647 gene encoding sialyltransferase-like protein 2 isoform X1, with product MRLLQFGLLLALASGFAAILIYITGVSNLYGKSSISDEDLEALQSLQSGFQKCVRANGLGLQAVSGKDYCEVTINFPSDTVPKWRDLKTGELEGLSFDFNLCEAVATWEQVRNSSTILTKEFIDALPNGWEEYAWRRINKGVLLNHCKNKTLCMEKLSLVLPETPPYFPRQFGRCAVIGNSGDLLKTRLGKEIDGYDVVIRENGAPIQNYTEFVGKKSTFRLLNRGSAKALDKVVELDETRKEVLIIKTTVHDIMSKMIREVPIHNPVYLMLGASFGSAAKGTGLKALEFALSICESVDMYGFTVDPGYKEWTRYFSESRKGHTPLQGRAYYQMMECLGLIKIHSPMRANPNRVVKWVPSRSMISAARIASEKLLRRVGAGSGDPLNACSIIKKQVKRKPAQTFRLKRAVVQHQNFVKGATMYPLEHSPGHGLLCTVPTG from the exons ATGAGGCTCTTGCAATTCGGTTTATTGCTAGCTTTGGCTTCTGGATTCGCAGCTATTCTCATCTACATCACTGGAGTATCCAATCTAT ACGGGAAATCTTCCATTTCAGACGAAGATTTGGAAGcattgcaatccctccaaagcgGTTTTCAGAAGTGCGTG AGAGCAAATGGGTTAGGTTTGCAAGCTGTGAGTGGGAAAGATTATTGTGAAGTCACAATTAATTTTCCGAGTGACACCGTCCCAAAGTGG AGAGATCTGAAAACAGGAGAACTTGAAGGTTTATCATTTGATTTTAATCTTTGTGAGGCTGTGGCTACATGGGAACAG GTTCGTAATAGTAGCACTATCCTAACGAAGGAGTTCATTGATGCTTTACCGAATGGATGGGAGGAATATGCATGGCGTAGGATTAATAAAGGAGTGCTTCT CAACCACTGTAAGAATAAGACGCTTTGCATGGAAAAACTTTCTCTGGTACTCCCTGAAACACCACCATATTTTCCACGGCAGTTTGGTCGGTGTGCTGTTATTGGTAATTCAGGAGATCTTTTGAAGACAAGACTTGGCAAGGAGATAGATGGTTATGATGTTGTTATTAGAGAAAATGGTGCACCAATCCAG AATTATACAGAGTTTGTTGGCAAGAAAAGTACATTTCGCCTGCTTAATAGAGGATCAGCCAAAGCTCTTGATAAAGTGGTAGAATTAGATG AAACTCGGAAGGAGGTTTTGATCATTAAAACAACAGTTCATGACATCATGAGCAAAATGATCCGG GAAGTTCCAATACACAATCCTGTATATCTTATGTTAGGCGCATCCTTTGGCTCTGCAGCAAAAGGAACTGGGCTCAAGGCTCTTGAATTTGCTCTTTCAATTTGTGAATCTGTGGATATGTATGGTTTCACTGTGGATCCTGGTTACAAGGAATG GACTCGATATTTCTCAGAATCTCGAAAAGGTCATACACCTCTACAGGGTAGGGCTTACTACCAGATGATGGAGTGCTTGGGT CTTATCAAAATCCATTCTCCTATGCGAGCAAATCCAAATCGTGTTGTGAAGTGGGTGCCAAGCCGAAGCATGATTAGTGCTGCTAGAATTGCGTCTGAGAAATTGTTGAG AAGAGTTGGAGCAGGATCTGGCGACCCGCTAAATGCATGTTCAATTATTAAGAAACAAGTTAAGAGAAAGCCTGCACAAACTTTTAGACTCAAAAGGGCTGTTGTTCAGCATCAGAATTTTGTTAAAGGTGCAACCATGTACCCACTGGAGCATAGTCCTGGACACGGTCTGCTTTGCACGGTGCCAACCGGCTGA
- the LOC131159647 gene encoding sialyltransferase-like protein 2 isoform X2, protein MRLLQFGLLLALASGFAAILIYITGVSNLYGKSSISDEDLEALQSLQSGFQKCVRANGLGLQAVSGKDYCEVTINFPSDTVPKWRDLKTGELEGLSFDFNLCEAVATWEQVRNSSTILTKEFIDALPNGWEEYAWRRINKGVLLNHCKNKTLCMEKLSLVLPETPPYFPRQFGRCAVIGNSGDLLKTRLGKEIDGYDVVIRENGAPIQNYTEFVGKKSTFRLLNRGSAKALDKVVELDETRKEVLIIKTTVHDIMSKMIREVPIHNPVYLMLGASFGSAAKGTGLKALEFALSICESVDMYGFTVDPGYKEWTRYFSESRKGHTPLQGRAYYQMMECLGLIKIHSPMRANPNRVVKWVPSRSMISAARIASEKLLRVGAGSGDPLNACSIIKKQVKRKPAQTFRLKRAVVQHQNFVKGATMYPLEHSPGHGLLCTVPTG, encoded by the exons ATGAGGCTCTTGCAATTCGGTTTATTGCTAGCTTTGGCTTCTGGATTCGCAGCTATTCTCATCTACATCACTGGAGTATCCAATCTAT ACGGGAAATCTTCCATTTCAGACGAAGATTTGGAAGcattgcaatccctccaaagcgGTTTTCAGAAGTGCGTG AGAGCAAATGGGTTAGGTTTGCAAGCTGTGAGTGGGAAAGATTATTGTGAAGTCACAATTAATTTTCCGAGTGACACCGTCCCAAAGTGG AGAGATCTGAAAACAGGAGAACTTGAAGGTTTATCATTTGATTTTAATCTTTGTGAGGCTGTGGCTACATGGGAACAG GTTCGTAATAGTAGCACTATCCTAACGAAGGAGTTCATTGATGCTTTACCGAATGGATGGGAGGAATATGCATGGCGTAGGATTAATAAAGGAGTGCTTCT CAACCACTGTAAGAATAAGACGCTTTGCATGGAAAAACTTTCTCTGGTACTCCCTGAAACACCACCATATTTTCCACGGCAGTTTGGTCGGTGTGCTGTTATTGGTAATTCAGGAGATCTTTTGAAGACAAGACTTGGCAAGGAGATAGATGGTTATGATGTTGTTATTAGAGAAAATGGTGCACCAATCCAG AATTATACAGAGTTTGTTGGCAAGAAAAGTACATTTCGCCTGCTTAATAGAGGATCAGCCAAAGCTCTTGATAAAGTGGTAGAATTAGATG AAACTCGGAAGGAGGTTTTGATCATTAAAACAACAGTTCATGACATCATGAGCAAAATGATCCGG GAAGTTCCAATACACAATCCTGTATATCTTATGTTAGGCGCATCCTTTGGCTCTGCAGCAAAAGGAACTGGGCTCAAGGCTCTTGAATTTGCTCTTTCAATTTGTGAATCTGTGGATATGTATGGTTTCACTGTGGATCCTGGTTACAAGGAATG GACTCGATATTTCTCAGAATCTCGAAAAGGTCATACACCTCTACAGGGTAGGGCTTACTACCAGATGATGGAGTGCTTGGGT CTTATCAAAATCCATTCTCCTATGCGAGCAAATCCAAATCGTGTTGTGAAGTGGGTGCCAAGCCGAAGCATGATTAGTGCTGCTAGAATTGCGTCTGAGAAATTGTTGAG AGTTGGAGCAGGATCTGGCGACCCGCTAAATGCATGTTCAATTATTAAGAAACAAGTTAAGAGAAAGCCTGCACAAACTTTTAGACTCAAAAGGGCTGTTGTTCAGCATCAGAATTTTGTTAAAGGTGCAACCATGTACCCACTGGAGCATAGTCCTGGACACGGTCTGCTTTGCACGGTGCCAACCGGCTGA